One Cucumis sativus cultivar 9930 chromosome 1, Cucumber_9930_V3, whole genome shotgun sequence DNA segment encodes these proteins:
- the LOC116402768 gene encoding uncharacterized protein LOC116402768 has protein sequence MGVRLGVPICIECGTHRNPCRCRLVGPSLGFLALVVTAVVEWPVGALVYLFRHHKGRRIMGHPVTVVYPSVSNAIPI, from the coding sequence ATGGGTGTGAGACTCGGCGTTCCGATCTGCATCGAGTGTGGAACCCATAGGAACCCGTGCAGGTGCAGGTTGGTTGGGCCGAGCCTGGGGTTCTTAGCCTTGGTTGTGACGGCGGTGGTGGAGTGGCCCGTCGGAGCTCTGGTTTACTTATTCCGCCACCACAAAGGCCGCCGTATCATGGGTCATCCGGTCACCGTTGTTTACCCTTCCGTGTCTAATGCGATTCCTATTTGa